The genomic window TACATAAATCCAAATTCTTTGAAAGTTGTCAATGGTTGGTTGGAGCCAGGTATAGACACTAATCCTGGAAATATATGGCAGTTCGAACGACTGGGTTATTTTATTGCGGATCCTAGTAGTACTTCTGAAAAAGGTATAATTAATCGCAGCGTTACTCTTAAAGACTCATGGGTTGGCTAAGTTGGTGATTTATGGCGGTAAACACTCGAATTCTAGAATTTAAAAATGTAAATTTACTCACACTACGTTTAATACTAAGAAGCACTGATTTTCTTAGTATTGAACAAAATTTAAACGATTTTCTTTCTACTCCTAATGGTCAGCTTTTACACGGAGAAAATATCGTTATAGATGCATATGCCTTATTTCAGCCTATAACGTGGTCAAAATTAGTTGAGTTGCTAGCTAGATATAAGATTAGTGTAATTGGTATCTTTACTAATAAAGGATTGAAACCTAGTATTGAGGATGCAGGATTTAAGTTTATTGAATTGCCAAACTCCTCTAAGGAGACCTCTTCAGCCAGCATCCAATCTAATGAAGCACCCAAACCTGAAGTATCTTCAGTAAAAACCGAACAAAAACCTGTAGTTCCACAACCCATTGCCTCATCAAAACTTTCACAAAATCTTATTATTGAGCGTCAATTAAGATCAGGTGAGCGGGTGTATGCCGAAGGCGGTGATTTAGTTGTAATTGGAGATGTTAGTGCCGGTGCTGAAATTATCGCAGACGGTAATATTCATGTTTACGGTCATTTAAATGGTCGTGCAGTTGCAGGAGCTAAGGGTGATACAGAAGCTAAAATTTTTACTACACATCTGAATCCTAGCTTAGTTGCAATTGCTGGATTTTATAGATTGTTTGATGGGGATTTTAAAACCGATGCCCTAGGTAAGGCGGCTGTTGTAAGCTTACTGGGAGAAACATTGCAGTTCAACCCCCTTCGCATGTAAATTAGGTTAAGATAAAGTAATTATAAATAAATTAGAGGATACTTTAATGACACGTGTAATAGTAGTAACTTCTGGAAAAGGTGGTGTTGGTAAAACCACTACCAGTGCGAGCTTCTCCACTGGTTTAGCTATGCGCGGCCATAAAACTGCCGTTATCGACTTTGACGTCGGCTTGCGTAATCTTGATTTGATTATGGGCTGTGAGCGTCGTGTTGTATATGATTTTATTAATGTAATCCAAGGTGATGCTACTCTTACTCAAGCCCTAATTAAAGATAAAAAATTTGATAATCTTTATGTTCTTGCTGCCTCACAAACCCGCGATAAAGATGCACTTACTAAAGAGGGTGTCGAAAAAGTTATCAACGAACTTAAAGAACAAGGGTTTGAATATATTGTTTGTGATTCTCCGGCTGGGATTGAAACTGGTGCAAACTTAGCGATGTATTTTGCTGACGATGCTTTGATTGTTAGTAACCCAGAAATTTCCTCATTACGTGACTCAGACCGTATGATTGGTATTTTGCAATCTAAGTCTGCACGTGCAGAAAATGGATTAGAGCCTATTAATAATTTCCTAGTCGTAACTCGTTACAATCCAGAACGCGTAGTTGCAGGTGAGATGTTCTCTTTGGATGATATAAAAGACTTTCTTAATATCCCTATTAAAGGCGTAATTCCAGAATCTAAAGATATACTAGATGCTTCAAACACTGGTGTACCAGTTATTCTAAATGAAAATAGTGATAGTGGACGGGCATATGCTGATTTGGTTGACCGCTATTTAGGAAAGGACCTTCCATTCCGCTTTACTGATTATCAAAAACCTGGCTTCTTTAAGAAACTTTTCGGAGGTTAGGTTATGGCTTTATTTGATTATTTTTTCGGTCAAAAGAAACGCAGTACTGACATAGGAAGAGAACGTTTAAAACTAATCTTAGTAAGAGATCGCGAAGCTACTGGAGGAACTGAAGCTAAAGCTGATTTCCTACCTCAACTACAAAAGGAATTGATTGAAGTTATTTCTAAATACATCAAAGTTAATCCAGAGGATATTAAGGTTTCACTTGATAGGCAGGATTCTCTGGAAGTATTAGAAGTTAAGATTGAAATGGATCCAGATTCGCTAAATAAATAATTAAAGTGAATTGCTAACATTAGGGGTGGATTAAATAGTCCACCCCTAAGCTTTTTCCTAGATTGAAATCTATAATATGGAAATGCAATACATAAAAATCACTCAAATTTAAGAGAGTTATACATCCCCAAGATTCGCCTGCACCTACACTTAGGTATAATCTGAAGAGACTTCTAACTTGTGAATTATAAATAGTTTGGTCATCTAACTTTTCGTCGATCCTAAGTAAAGCAAACCACATATTTTTGAGAGATGGAGTTTGTGTGTTATTAAATATCTGTTAGGAGCCCCTGTTAAATTTAAATCGCAAACAAGCATAGTTCCCAAACAATATAAAATCAAATTTGATTCTAACATTCAAAAATTTAACAGGCTTTACAAAATTCTCAACTACTTCAATGCCTTATATCTAATACGTTTTGGTTGCACACCTGCCTCACCTAAACGACGTTTCTTGTCTGCTTCGTATTCTTGATAATTTCCATCAAAAAATACCACTTGCGAATCGCCTTCAAAAGCAAGTATATGGGTGGCAATGCGATCGAGAAACCATCTATCATGACTAATCACCAAAATACATCCTGCAAACTCAAGCAAAGCATCCTCAAGTGCACGAAGTGTTTCAACATCCAAATCATTTGATGGTTCGTCGAGCAAGAGGACATTGCCACCTTTTAGAAGGGTTTTAGCCATATGCAGACGCCCCCGCTCACCGCCTGACAAAGTTCCAACTTGCTTGTTTTGGTCGGAACCTTTGAAATTAAATCTGCCCAAATAAGCACGTGAAGGCATTTCAAATTTACCCACTGTTAACAAATCAGCACCATCTGAAACGAACTCAAAAACCGTTTTAGAATCGGCAAGCCCATCACGAGACTGGTCCACGAAGCTCATGTTAACGGTCTGACCAATTTTTATTTCTCCAGAATCAGGCTTTTCAACACCTGCAATCATGCGGAAAAGCGTAGATTTACCAGCTCCGTTAGGACCAATTATCCCAACAATAGCACCAGGAGGCACTTTAAAACTTAGATTATCAATCAGTAGACGATCACCATAGGATTTTGTGACATTATTGAACTCAATGACCTCATTACCCAAACGCTCAGCAACTGGTATAAATATTTCCTGCGTCTCATTTCGTTTTTGATAATCATAGGAAGATAGTTCTTCAAATCGAGCAAGACGGGCTTTAGATTTAGCTTGTCGACCTTTAGGATTTTGTCGCACCCATTCAAGCTCTTTTTGGATTGTGCGTTGACGTGCTGACTCTTGTGCCTCCTCTTGTTTAAGACGGTTCTCCTTCTGCTCAAGCCATGAACTGTAGTTCCCCTTCCAAGGTATCCCATATCCGCGGTCGAGCTCCAGAATCCATTCGGCAGCATTGTCCAAGAAATAGCGATCATGCGTAACAGCAACAACTGTGCCTGGGAACTTCTGCAAATACTGTTCCAACCAGTCAACACTTTCGGCATCTAAGTGGTTCGTAGGTTCGTCAAGCAATAGCATATCTGGCTTCGATAAAAGAAGTGCACACAAAGCCACGCGTCGCTTTTCACCTCCTGACAGATTCCCAATCACCGCATCCCAGGGTGGCAATCTCAAGGCATCCGCCGCAATCTCCATCTGGTGTTCAATATCATCAGCACCTGAGCTTGCGGCCGCAGATATTATGGCCTCCAGCTCAGCCTGCTCTGCCGCCAGTTTATCGAAATCTGCATCAGGGTCTGCATACTCTTGATACACTTCATCCAAACGCTTCCTCGCAGCAAAGACTGCACCTAGTCCCTGTTCAACTGCTTCTCGTACGGTATGTTCTGGGTTCAGTTGTGGCTCCTGGGGAAGATAACCAATATTTAAATCGGCCATAGGCACAGCTTCGCCTTCAATCTCCTTATCTTCACCCGCCATAATCTTAAGCAATGTGGACTTACCTGATCCATTTAGCCCAAGAACACCAATCTTAGCTCCTGGAAAGAAAGACAAAGAAATATCACGCAAAATTTGCTTCTTAGGTGGAACAATTTTCCCTACCCTATTCATTGTGAAAACGTACTGTGCCATGCTCAACCATTCAAAAAAAATAAATCTATTTTAAGCCATATCCTATAATAGAAATTCATCAAAATACTGCGAGGAACCTATGAAAAAATTCTCTTCTACAGAAGTAATCTTATTAGAAAAGGCTTGCGACTCATTAAGTGGAGAGCTAGGGAAAGTTGTTCTTGCAGAAATCGATGAGACTGAGGAGGGTTATGAATGGGTCGCTTTCGCCATTCCTCTTGAAACCACCGACAATCCTGATGAGTATGATGCTGTCATGCAAATAGGAGGTCCAAATGCCCGCCTAATTGGTAGCTCATCTTTAAACAAAGAATTCACAGAATCACCCTACGCTGCGACATTTATTGCAGGCATTCAAATTGGAGAACCTCCTCTTAGATTTACACGAATAGATGCTTCAGGTGATGAGGTTGATTGGTCAAATGATTTAGAAGGTTTATTGCCTTATGATTTTGTGGTGGCAATGACCCCTTTAGCAGAGGATGATGATATCGAGGAATGGGTAGAGATTTCTAAGATTCAGGATGCAATTGATAATCCTACGAACCTGATTTCACATTTAAATTTGGATAAAAAAAATGACTCCAAATAATGGAGTCACTTTCACGAAAATCCTAATTTTTAATAATTAAGCTTTCTTAACTTTTTCAAGCATCTTAAAAGTGCCTTTTGAAGAACCTACAAAAAGTCTTTTAAGTGCTTTACCTAGGCAACGACGCTCTAGAGTATTACGGCGATTACGCTTAATCTCAGCCATAAATACACCCTCATAAAAATTCAATTAAAACAATCATTTAACCACAAAAATACATATAAATCAATAGCTTTATACTTTATATGACGCATTTCAGATTGTAAATTGAAACGTGCTAAAAATAAGCCCTATAGCTTTATGCTCTCTCAGTCGCATGCTCAGTTACTCAACCACGCCCAGCATCCAATAAGGCCTTCCGATTGACCATCTCCAAAGCCAACTCATAAGCTGTTCTTAAAGACCTCTCGTCCGCGATTCCTTTGCCAGCAATATCGTAGCCCGTACCATGATCAACACTGGTCCTAATAAACTTACACCCTGCTGTTATATTTACACCCTTATCTAATCCTAAATATTTAACTGGTATAAGAGCTTGGTCGTGATACATAGCAACAACAAAATCAAACTCCCCTTTACGTGCTCTCATAAATACTGTATCAGGTGGGAGTGGGCCATAAACTTGAGTCGACGATTCGCGAAATGTAGCTATTACTGGCTCAATTATTTCTATCTCCTCATTTCCGAACTTTCCATGTTCTCCAGCGTGAGGATTTAAGCCAGCGACAGCAATTCTAGGGTTGTCAAATCCCAAAAGAGAAGCACATTGATGTGCATTTTCTAAGGCAATACAAACAGACTCCATAGTTATATGCTTAGGCACTTCAGATAAGGGAATGTGGTCAGAAACAAGAACTGTGCGAAGCTCATCATTCAAAAGTACCATACTCACATGCGATGTTTTTTCTGTATATTTATCTAACACTTCTGTGTGCCCCGCATAATCATGTCCGCCAAGTTTCCAAGCATGCTTATTAATTGGGGCGGTCACTATTGCCGATATTTTTCCTTCATCCGCATAATCTACAGCTTTTTGAAATGCTTGAAAACTTACATCTCCACCATACGCAGAAGCAACTCCAAACTCAAAAACTCCATCCGCATTTGAATTGCACTGATAAACAGGAATTTCATTTTGGCAATGCTCCTGAACATCTCCTATCTCATGTATTAATTTGAATTTAACATCTACATATCCAAGGCGTGAGGCGTACGTTTCAAGACATTTCATATCCCCAAAAACAATGGCTTTATGCGAAAGTGGTTGCCTAAAAAGTTTTATAATTATTTCTGGTCCAATACCTGCAGGATCGCCCATCGTAATACCAATTGGTGGGATATTTTCTCTACTCATTTCTCTACTCTATGACTTCAAAAATTCAAATCTTCGGTGCTAAGCAAAATCATTTAAAAAATCTCGATGTACAAATTAACACTGGGGAAATTAC from Taylorella equigenitalis ATCC 35865 includes these protein-coding regions:
- the minC gene encoding septum site-determining protein MinC, which codes for MAVNTRILEFKNVNLLTLRLILRSTDFLSIEQNLNDFLSTPNGQLLHGENIVIDAYALFQPITWSKLVELLARYKISVIGIFTNKGLKPSIEDAGFKFIELPNSSKETSSASIQSNEAPKPEVSSVKTEQKPVVPQPIASSKLSQNLIIERQLRSGERVYAEGGDLVVIGDVSAGAEIIADGNIHVYGHLNGRAVAGAKGDTEAKIFTTHLNPSLVAIAGFYRLFDGDFKTDALGKAAVVSLLGETLQFNPLRM
- the minD gene encoding septum site-determining protein MinD, with the protein product MTRVIVVTSGKGGVGKTTTSASFSTGLAMRGHKTAVIDFDVGLRNLDLIMGCERRVVYDFINVIQGDATLTQALIKDKKFDNLYVLAASQTRDKDALTKEGVEKVINELKEQGFEYIVCDSPAGIETGANLAMYFADDALIVSNPEISSLRDSDRMIGILQSKSARAENGLEPINNFLVVTRYNPERVVAGEMFSLDDIKDFLNIPIKGVIPESKDILDASNTGVPVILNENSDSGRAYADLVDRYLGKDLPFRFTDYQKPGFFKKLFGG
- the minE gene encoding cell division topological specificity factor MinE produces the protein MALFDYFFGQKKRSTDIGRERLKLILVRDREATGGTEAKADFLPQLQKELIEVISKYIKVNPEDIKVSLDRQDSLEVLEVKIEMDPDSLNK
- a CDS encoding tlde1 domain-containing protein — encoded protein: MWFALLRIDEKLDDQTIYNSQVRSLFRLYLSVGAGESWGCITLLNLSDFYVLHFHIIDFNLGKSLGVDYLIHP
- the ettA gene encoding energy-dependent translational throttle protein EttA encodes the protein MAQYVFTMNRVGKIVPPKKQILRDISLSFFPGAKIGVLGLNGSGKSTLLKIMAGEDKEIEGEAVPMADLNIGYLPQEPQLNPEHTVREAVEQGLGAVFAARKRLDEVYQEYADPDADFDKLAAEQAELEAIISAAASSGADDIEHQMEIAADALRLPPWDAVIGNLSGGEKRRVALCALLLSKPDMLLLDEPTNHLDAESVDWLEQYLQKFPGTVVAVTHDRYFLDNAAEWILELDRGYGIPWKGNYSSWLEQKENRLKQEEAQESARQRTIQKELEWVRQNPKGRQAKSKARLARFEELSSYDYQKRNETQEIFIPVAERLGNEVIEFNNVTKSYGDRLLIDNLSFKVPPGAIVGIIGPNGAGKSTLFRMIAGVEKPDSGEIKIGQTVNMSFVDQSRDGLADSKTVFEFVSDGADLLTVGKFEMPSRAYLGRFNFKGSDQNKQVGTLSGGERGRLHMAKTLLKGGNVLLLDEPSNDLDVETLRALEDALLEFAGCILVISHDRWFLDRIATHILAFEGDSQVVFFDGNYQEYEADKKRRLGEAGVQPKRIRYKALK
- the pdxA gene encoding 4-hydroxythreonine-4-phosphate dehydrogenase PdxA, producing the protein MSRENIPPIGITMGDPAGIGPEIIIKLFRQPLSHKAIVFGDMKCLETYASRLGYVDVKFKLIHEIGDVQEHCQNEIPVYQCNSNADGVFEFGVASAYGGDVSFQAFQKAVDYADEGKISAIVTAPINKHAWKLGGHDYAGHTEVLDKYTEKTSHVSMVLLNDELRTVLVSDHIPLSEVPKHITMESVCIALENAHQCASLLGFDNPRIAVAGLNPHAGEHGKFGNEEIEIIEPVIATFRESSTQVYGPLPPDTVFMRARKGEFDFVVAMYHDQALIPVKYLGLDKGVNITAGCKFIRTSVDHGTGYDIAGKGIADERSLRTAYELALEMVNRKALLDAGRG